The Pseudomonadota bacterium genomic sequence GGCGGACGGCAACTTCTGCTCGAACGCGGTCCCTGTCGACCTGACGACCGTCGTGACGGACGGGTGGTCCGGCAACCTGTCGAGCTTCGTGGACGGCTTCACCGGCGGCACCGGGTGCGCCGGCGCGGTCGGTCCCGAGGTCTGGTTCGCCGTCACCGTGCCCGCCGGCAACTGGGTCAACGCCACCAACGACGGGGCGACGGCGGTCGCAATCCAGGCGCTCGGGAGCTGCTCGACGAACGACTGCGACGTCGCCGGCGGCAGCTCGACCTGGTGGCAGAACACCTCGACCTCACCCGCAACCGCGTACTTCGTCGTCGAGGGCGACGGCGTCGTCACCGGCGCACTCGATCTGACGTTCACGCGGATGACCACCCCGCCCGAGGTCGAGCTGGGCGACGGGACCTACGACGCCTCGCTGCCGATGGAGCTGTACTACGACTACTCCTACTCGCAATCGATCTACCTCTCGAGCGAGATCTACCCGGGGCCGATCCAGGAGATCGGCTGGGACTTCAACGGCGGCTACTCGTCGACCGAGACGATAGTCATCTACATGGGGCACACGACGAAGACCGCCTTCTCGAGCGGCAGCGACTGGATCCCGTCTTCGGATCTGACCCAGGTCTACAGTGGCACGATCAGCCCGAGCGCGGCCGGGTGGCTCATGGTCGAGCTCGACACCCCGTTCAACTACAACGGCTCGGACAACCTCGTCATCGCGGTCGACAAGAACACCGGCACCTACTACTCCTACGCGTCGGACTTCTACTGCACGTCTACGGCCACGGCGCGCTCGCTCCAGACGTACGGGGACTACTACGACATCCTCCCGTCCGCGCCCACGGCGGCCTACTCGACCACGGCGTACATCCCCAACACGAGGATCCTCTACTAGCGCGAGATGAGGCCCTCCCGGGCCTGCGCCAGCACCCGCGCGCCCTGCGCGATCTGCCGCTCCCAGTAGCCGTCCGCCCGCCCGCTCCGCTCGAGCCCGCGCAGCGCCGCGACGATCTCGGGCTCGATCGGCTCTGGCGGCGCCGGCCACGCGGGCGTGCCGCACAAGGGGAGGTAGGAGTGGAGGTGGACCCTCCCCCGTCCCGCCGCGAGCACCTCCCGGCCGAGCTCTACGCTCAGGAGCCTGTCCGCGAGCGTCTCCCCCGGGAACCCGAACAGGAGATCGACGTGCGGGACGAGGTCGGCGTCGGCGATGAGCCGGATCGCGCGCCGGGACTCGTCGACGGTGTGGCCCCGCCGCATGAGGAGCAGCGTCGCGTCCGATCCGGACTGCGCGCCGACGACGATCGTCCGGTTGCCGAACGCCCGCGCGACGATCTCGAGCAGCTCCGCCCGGACGTGATCCGGCCGCACCTCGGAGGGGAAGCTGCCGAGCGTCATGACCCCGGCGCCCGCTGCGCGGCACGCCCCGGCGAGCGCGGTGAGCGACTCGGCCGGCCCCGCATACGGTCCGCCGCGGTACGCGAACGCGTCCGGCGCGAGGAAGCGGAACCGCCGGTGCCCGCGCGCGACGGCGTGGGCGATCCCCGCCGCCGCAACGGACGGCGAGCGGAAGCGGGGCCTGCTCCCGTGCAGGGCCGGGACCTGGCAGAAGGCGCAGGCGTGCGGACACCCCCGAACGATCTCGACGAACGGGAACTCCTCGGTCGCCTCCGTCGCGTGCGGGGCGGCGTCGATGTCGACGGGCGGGCCGGGATCACGGATGATCGGATCCCGCGCGACCCGCGCCCGGTCGGGGTCGTCGCACCACGCCGCGGCGAACTCGGGGAGCGTGCGCTCCGCCTCGCCGACGAACACCGCGTCGAACCCCAGCGCGACGGCGCCGTCCGGATCCGCGCTCGGGTGGCTGCCGCCCGCGACGAGGAGCGGCCGCTTCGACGCCGCACGGACGTCTGCCACCTCGGCCGCGACCGCGTCGAGCTCCACCGTGGTGAACGAGTACGCGAGGACGTCCGCGGGCTCGAGATCCCCCGGAGGAGGCGCCGCGGTCCTGGTCGTGAGCCTCCCCGCGCCGACGAGCGGCTCGAGCGTCGCGCGCACCGCGGCGAGCGAGTTGCGGTTCTCCTCCGTGCGCCGGAAGACGAATCGGGGCGGCCTGTGGGCGGTCCTCTGACGCATGGGGTCAAGAGTGTTCACTCCTCAAATTGGGCCTTAGGGATACCAGTTGTCCACCCGTTCGTTTCGGGTACCTCCTGGAAAGATCCTGCCGGCGCGCCGGGGCGCTCCCTGCGGATTCGCTGGCGCGTCGCGGGCTCTTTGCCTATGATGCGGCCCGTGCCGGGGAGAACCCATACCGCGTTCCTCGTCCTCGCGCTGCTCGCGGCCCCGCTGGCCGCGGTCGCGCAGGACGGCGGCGCACCGGACGGCGGCGTCGAGCTGTGCACCGAGCCCGCGGGCGTCGGCAACGAGGGCTACCAGTCCGCGTACGACTGGGACGACGACGGCCTCCTCGACTGGGACGACAGCTGCCCGCGCGGCTACGAGCCGGGCGCGTACGACGTGGACGACGACGGGGTCGGCGACGTCTGCGACAACTGCCCCGCGTACGCGAACCCGGATCAG encodes the following:
- a CDS encoding TIGR04013 family B12-binding domain/radical SAM domain-containing protein, with product MRQRTAHRPPRFVFRRTEENRNSLAAVRATLEPLVGAGRLTTRTAAPPPGDLEPADVLAYSFTTVELDAVAAEVADVRAASKRPLLVAGGSHPSADPDGAVALGFDAVFVGEAERTLPEFAAAWCDDPDRARVARDPIIRDPGPPVDIDAAPHATEATEEFPFVEIVRGCPHACAFCQVPALHGSRPRFRSPSVAAAGIAHAVARGHRRFRFLAPDAFAYRGGPYAGPAESLTALAGACRAAGAGVMTLGSFPSEVRPDHVRAELLEIVARAFGNRTIVVGAQSGSDATLLLMRRGHTVDESRRAIRLIADADLVPHVDLLFGFPGETLADRLLSVELGREVLAAGRGRVHLHSYLPLCGTPAWPAPPEPIEPEIVAALRGLERSGRADGYWERQIAQGARVLAQAREGLISR